Proteins encoded in a region of the Spiroplasma endosymbiont of Amphimallon solstitiale genome:
- a CDS encoding ABC transporter ATP-binding protein/permease, which translates to MLEKETKTNLTETTHEKRVKNSDFLINATDIVKVYGDKTVLNKLNIQIKTGERIGIIGANGSGKSTLTEIIAGIRHATSGVIEKKEGIVIGFQFQESKYPPGITVMDMLTYYLETFNIEINVGQLNELLNTYQLSAAKNKNIMFLSGGQQQRLNILLSVIHKPDLVILDEVSTGLDIEVKEEIFDFLQKNIVEKNVAMILVTHNMSEIEHFCTRIIYMHDGDIIEKRTVKEVVKEYGSVHNYTSQQFRKYKKPTIAAEKEALSKKKGQQDPNKIVNAAKTRPSKQIPLLNLMFKYYLKGFFVPFFLIVYPILILGIQGESIRHTGADVAGTITAVKQMIAGIAIVNIISVGIFIIPQTIIEFKLSVLLKRIGATNIHPLFFVTAVIIIGVFASIISFLWTLLWGGIYFGGTYGWSVIALPTQIGASIPWIIIIIITTIGLGIMLASLFKTITSFIAVANVLYLPVAYLSGSIMPIDWITSSKVLNIISYFSPFKYSTLPYFECWNGTFKMTWEMYLYGGISLIILAIFMAIAARKLKWQD; encoded by the coding sequence ATGTTAGAAAAAGAAACGAAAACAAATTTAACAGAAACAACACATGAAAAAAGAGTTAAAAATAGTGACTTTCTAATTAATGCTACTGACATTGTTAAAGTATACGGTGATAAAACGGTTTTAAATAAATTAAATATTCAAATTAAAACTGGTGAGCGAATTGGAATCATTGGTGCAAATGGTAGTGGTAAGTCAACACTAACAGAAATTATTGCTGGTATTAGACATGCAACTTCAGGAGTTATTGAAAAAAAAGAAGGCATTGTTATTGGTTTTCAATTTCAAGAATCAAAATATCCACCAGGGATTACTGTTATGGATATGCTTACTTATTATTTAGAAACATTTAATATCGAAATCAATGTTGGTCAATTAAATGAATTATTAAATACCTATCAATTATCAGCTGCTAAAAATAAAAATATTATGTTTCTATCTGGTGGTCAACAACAACGACTTAATATATTATTAAGTGTTATTCATAAACCTGACTTGGTTATTTTAGATGAAGTATCAACTGGTTTAGATATTGAAGTTAAGGAAGAAATATTTGATTTTTTACAAAAAAATATTGTTGAAAAAAATGTAGCAATGATTTTAGTTACTCATAACATGAGTGAAATTGAACATTTCTGTACACGTATCATTTATATGCATGATGGTGACATTATTGAAAAACGGACTGTTAAAGAAGTTGTTAAAGAATATGGTTCAGTTCATAACTATACATCTCAACAATTTCGAAAATATAAAAAACCTACTATTGCTGCAGAAAAAGAAGCATTATCTAAGAAAAAAGGTCAGCAAGATCCAAACAAAATTGTAAATGCCGCAAAAACACGCCCTTCTAAACAAATACCGTTATTGAATTTAATGTTTAAATATTATCTAAAAGGCTTCTTTGTTCCATTTTTTCTAATTGTTTATCCAATTCTAATCTTGGGAATTCAAGGAGAATCAATACGGCATACTGGTGCTGATGTTGCTGGCACCATTACTGCTGTTAAACAAATGATTGCTGGTATTGCGATTGTTAATATTATTTCAGTTGGAATATTTATTATTCCTCAAACAATTATTGAATTTAAATTATCTGTATTACTAAAAAGAATTGGTGCAACTAATATTCATCCTTTATTTTTTGTTACTGCTGTAATTATCATCGGTGTATTTGCTTCAATAATTTCTTTCTTATGAACATTATTATGAGGTGGCATTTACTTTGGTGGTACGTATGGCTGAAGTGTTATTGCTCTTCCTACTCAAATTGGTGCTTCGATTCCATGAATTATTATTATTATTATTACTACTATTGGTTTAGGAATAATGTTAGCATCACTATTTAAGACTATTACTTCATTTATTGCTGTTGCCAACGTATTATATTTACCTGTTGCTTACTTAAGTGGCTCAATTATGCCTATTGATTGAATTACAAGTAGTAAAGTATTAAATATTATTAGTTATTTCTCACCATTTAAATACTCTACTTTGCCTTACTTTGAATGTTGAAATGGAACATTTAAAATGACATGAGAAATGTATTTATATGGAGGTATTAGTTTAATAATACTAGCAATTTTTATGGCAATTGCTGCTCGCAAATTAAAATGACAAGATTAA